A region from the Pseudonocardia petroleophila genome encodes:
- a CDS encoding TetR/AcrR family transcriptional regulator → MASPSTDDAAAGDAGRRIRLDADDRRDQILKGARRLFAERPYSGVSTTELAAAAGTTRTNLHYYFGTKRGLYLEVLREFGQLPALPAERAGRATGPAELARLFARWLDVLEQHPQTIMTMIGTTAPGSDPEVEAVFRDGLRAWEDRLIAVLELRDDPSTRAMIRSFQGMVSAAIAEWLHGSSLTKAQVQALLTRTLLCIAEDVAR, encoded by the coding sequence GTGGCGAGCCCGAGCACCGACGACGCGGCGGCCGGCGATGCCGGCCGCCGGATCCGGCTCGACGCCGACGACCGGCGCGACCAGATCCTCAAGGGCGCCCGCCGACTGTTCGCCGAGCGGCCGTACTCGGGCGTGTCCACGACGGAACTGGCGGCGGCGGCGGGCACGACGCGGACGAATCTGCACTACTACTTCGGCACCAAGCGCGGCCTCTACCTCGAGGTGCTGCGCGAGTTCGGGCAGCTCCCCGCGCTGCCGGCAGAGCGTGCGGGTCGGGCGACCGGCCCCGCAGAGCTCGCCCGGCTGTTCGCGCGGTGGCTCGACGTCCTCGAGCAGCACCCGCAGACCATCATGACGATGATCGGCACCACTGCCCCGGGCTCGGATCCGGAGGTGGAGGCGGTGTTCCGGGACGGCCTGCGCGCGTGGGAGGACCGGCTGATCGCCGTGCTCGAGCTGCGCGACGACCCGTCGACCCGGGCGATGATCCGGAGCTTCCAGGGGATGGTCTCCGCCGCGATCGCGGAGTGGCTCCACGGCAGCTCGTTGACCAAGGCGCAGGTCCAGGCCCTGCTCACGCGCACCCTGCTGTGCATCGCCGAGGACGTCGCCCGCTGA
- a CDS encoding SDR family NAD(P)-dependent oxidoreductase yields the protein MAIDLTGLTAVVTGGNNGIGRAMAVGLARAGANVAVWARNAERSADAVAEIAGHGVKAIAVACDVADETAVAAAMDRTVDELGPLGCFVANAGIAEAAPITEMTLETWHRVLRTNLDGTFLCTREAARRFVDQGTGGSMIVVSSTISRYGGAGQAAYAASKTGIVGLGRTLAVELARHRVRCNILIPGWTRTGMNTDLQADERFMKATTGRTPARRWADPEEFHEIATFLADPTMTFHTGNEIVVDGGYTIF from the coding sequence ATGGCCATCGACCTGACCGGCCTCACCGCGGTCGTCACCGGGGGGAACAACGGCATCGGCCGTGCCATGGCCGTCGGCCTGGCCCGGGCCGGCGCGAACGTCGCGGTGTGGGCCCGCAACGCCGAGCGCAGCGCCGACGCGGTCGCCGAGATCGCCGGTCACGGGGTGAAGGCGATCGCCGTGGCCTGCGACGTCGCCGATGAGACCGCGGTGGCCGCGGCGATGGACCGCACCGTCGACGAGCTCGGCCCGCTCGGGTGCTTCGTGGCCAACGCCGGCATCGCCGAGGCGGCACCGATCACCGAGATGACGCTGGAGACCTGGCACCGCGTCCTGCGGACCAACCTCGACGGCACGTTCTTGTGCACCCGCGAGGCCGCGCGCCGGTTCGTCGACCAGGGGACCGGCGGCTCGATGATCGTCGTGTCCTCGACCATCAGCCGCTACGGCGGGGCCGGCCAGGCCGCCTACGCTGCCAGCAAGACCGGCATCGTCGGCCTCGGCCGCACGCTGGCCGTGGAGCTGGCGCGCCACCGGGTCCGCTGCAACATCCTCATCCCGGGATGGACCCGCACCGGGATGAACACCGACCTGCAGGCCGACGAGCGCTTCATGAAGGCGACGACCGGCCGGACCCCGGCCCGGCGCTGGGCCGATCCGGAGGAGTTCCATGAGATCGCGACGTTCCTCGCCGACCCCACCATGACCTTCCACACCGGCAACGAGATCGTCGTCGACGGCGGCTACACGATCTTCTGA
- a CDS encoding mycofactocin-coupled SDR family oxidoreductase: MGRLDGKVAFVTGAARGQGRSHAIELAREGADIIAVDIAHDLPELGLGYRLGSAAELAETAAEVEKLDRRVVTSEVDVRDGAALKSALDAGVAEFGRLDVVAANAGIAANSVPAHEITDDAWEQMLGINLTGVWKTCKAAVPHLIEGGRGGSMILTSSMAGLRGYQGIGAYTAAKHGVVGLMRVLAAELAPHSIRVNSVHPTQVDTAMLMNDATYKIFRPDLENPTRDDFEVASASMHALPVAWAEPVDISRALVFLASEDARLITGVPLPIDAGLLVK; the protein is encoded by the coding sequence ATGGGTCGTCTCGACGGCAAGGTCGCCTTCGTCACCGGCGCTGCCCGCGGTCAGGGCCGCAGCCACGCGATCGAGCTCGCCCGCGAGGGCGCCGACATCATCGCGGTGGACATCGCCCACGACCTCCCCGAACTGGGCCTCGGCTACCGATTGGGCTCCGCCGCCGAGCTGGCCGAGACCGCGGCGGAGGTCGAAAAGCTCGACCGGCGCGTCGTGACCTCCGAGGTCGACGTCCGGGACGGGGCGGCCCTGAAGTCCGCCCTCGACGCCGGTGTCGCGGAGTTCGGCCGGCTCGACGTCGTCGCCGCGAACGCCGGGATCGCCGCCAACTCGGTGCCGGCGCACGAGATCACCGACGACGCCTGGGAGCAGATGCTCGGTATCAACCTGACCGGCGTGTGGAAGACCTGCAAGGCCGCGGTGCCGCACCTGATCGAGGGCGGCCGGGGCGGATCGATGATCCTCACCAGCTCCATGGCCGGTCTGCGCGGCTACCAGGGCATCGGGGCGTACACCGCCGCCAAGCACGGGGTGGTGGGCCTGATGCGCGTCCTCGCCGCGGAGCTCGCCCCGCACTCCATCCGCGTCAACAGCGTGCACCCGACGCAGGTGGACACCGCGATGCTGATGAACGACGCCACCTACAAGATCTTCCGGCCCGACCTCGAGAACCCGACCCGGGACGACTTCGAGGTCGCCTCGGCGAGCATGCACGCCCTCCCCGTGGCCTGGGCCGAGCCGGTCGACATCAGCAGGGCGCTGGTGTTCCTCGCGTCGGAGGATGCGCGGCTGATCACCGGGGTGCCGCTGCCCATCGACGCCGGGCTGCTCGTCAAGTAG
- a CDS encoding MaoC family dehydratase: MTGPIRTALPAVGDAVPPLRVESVSADRIKIMALVLRDPNPIHFDLDAVRAAGLGDREVNQGGVTMAYVIDMLVAWTGSRASVRTIDCRFSANVFAGDTVDVGGTVTAVREEHGVHLVDCEVWADSGQGVRAVGGTATVAFLGVRVGQ; this comes from the coding sequence ATGACCGGACCGATCCGCACTGCCCTGCCCGCGGTGGGCGACGCGGTGCCACCCTTGCGCGTCGAGAGCGTGAGCGCCGACCGGATCAAGATCATGGCGTTGGTCCTGCGCGACCCGAACCCGATCCACTTCGACCTCGACGCCGTCCGTGCGGCGGGGCTGGGGGACCGCGAGGTCAACCAGGGCGGCGTCACGATGGCGTACGTCATCGACATGCTGGTCGCCTGGACCGGCTCCCGCGCGTCGGTCCGCACGATCGACTGCCGCTTCTCCGCGAACGTGTTCGCCGGTGACACCGTCGACGTGGGCGGCACGGTCACCGCGGTGCGCGAGGAGCACGGCGTGCACCTGGTGGACTGCGAGGTCTGGGCCGACTCGGGTCAGGGCGTCCGCGCCGTCGGGGGCACCGCCACGGTGGCCTTCCTCGGAGTGCGGGTCGGTCAGTAA
- a CDS encoding acyl-CoA dehydrogenase family protein, translating to MTSTATAPGSSGSLDADGLAARVQALLDDHDPATTDRIDFLRTRFDAGLAWVHYPEGLGGLGADPGLQPEVDVALAAAGAPDNRPHTNIIGLGMAAPSILRFGTPDQQRRWLRPLWTGEEIWCQLFSEPGAGSDLANVATSARPDGDGWVVNGQKVWTSLAHDATWAILVARTDPALPKHRGLTFFVCDMSAPGVDVRPLRQITGESEFNEVYLDDVRIPDDQRLGEVGQGWAVTQNTLMNERVAIGGGTIPRESGAIGELVKAWREHPERRTAGLHDQVLRFWVEAEAGRLTAERLGQQQAAGLPGPEGSGAKLTHARLNQQVSALELDLLGDEALRYGDYSARRPVLVAHADSPAGWRYLRAKGNSIEGGTSEIMRNIIAERVLGLPPEARADKDTPWKELPR from the coding sequence GTGACCAGTACCGCGACCGCGCCGGGCTCGAGCGGATCCCTGGACGCGGACGGCCTCGCTGCCCGGGTTCAGGCCCTGCTCGACGACCACGACCCGGCCACCACCGACCGGATCGACTTCCTCCGCACCCGCTTCGACGCCGGCCTGGCCTGGGTGCACTACCCGGAGGGCCTCGGCGGTCTCGGTGCCGATCCCGGCCTCCAGCCAGAGGTGGACGTCGCCCTGGCCGCGGCCGGGGCCCCGGACAACCGGCCGCACACCAACATCATCGGGTTGGGCATGGCCGCGCCGAGCATCCTGCGTTTCGGCACGCCTGATCAGCAGCGGCGCTGGCTGCGCCCGCTGTGGACGGGAGAGGAGATCTGGTGCCAGCTCTTCAGCGAGCCGGGTGCCGGATCGGACCTGGCGAACGTCGCGACGAGCGCTCGGCCCGACGGTGACGGCTGGGTGGTCAACGGTCAGAAGGTGTGGACCTCGCTGGCCCACGACGCGACCTGGGCCATCCTCGTCGCGCGCACCGACCCGGCGCTGCCCAAGCACCGCGGCCTCACGTTCTTCGTCTGCGACATGAGCGCGCCCGGGGTGGACGTCCGCCCGCTGCGGCAGATCACCGGTGAGAGCGAGTTCAACGAGGTCTACCTCGACGACGTCCGCATCCCCGACGACCAGCGCCTCGGCGAGGTCGGACAGGGCTGGGCGGTCACGCAGAACACCCTGATGAACGAGCGCGTCGCGATTGGCGGCGGGACCATCCCGCGAGAGAGCGGCGCGATCGGTGAGCTGGTGAAGGCGTGGAGGGAGCACCCCGAGCGGCGGACCGCGGGCCTGCACGACCAGGTGCTTCGGTTCTGGGTCGAGGCCGAGGCGGGTCGGCTCACGGCAGAGCGGCTGGGTCAGCAGCAGGCCGCGGGCCTGCCCGGGCCCGAAGGCTCCGGCGCCAAGCTCACCCACGCCCGGCTCAACCAGCAGGTCTCCGCGCTCGAGCTGGACCTGCTGGGGGACGAGGCACTCCGGTACGGCGACTATTCCGCCCGCCGCCCCGTCCTGGTCGCCCACGCCGACAGCCCGGCGGGCTGGCGCTACCTGCGGGCCAAGGGCAACTCCATCGAGGGCGGCACCTCGGAGATCATGCGCAACATCATCGCCGAGCGGGTGCTCGGCCTGCCGCCCGAGGCGCGTGCGGACAAGGACACCCCGTGGAAGGAATTGCCCCGATGA
- a CDS encoding putative quinol monooxygenase, producing the protein MTEPVVVVATVVPKPGRDEEVEAAFRTAVAATHAQDDGCELYALHRSVRGKEGFVVVEKWSSADALRAHGGGAAFAALSAEVADLLVEPLGVTVLQPLPAGDEELGRL; encoded by the coding sequence GTGACCGAGCCCGTCGTCGTCGTCGCCACCGTCGTGCCGAAGCCCGGCCGCGACGAGGAGGTGGAGGCCGCCTTCCGCACCGCGGTCGCCGCCACCCATGCCCAGGACGACGGGTGCGAGCTCTACGCCCTGCACCGCTCGGTCCGCGGCAAGGAGGGGTTCGTGGTCGTCGAGAAGTGGTCCTCGGCCGACGCGCTCCGCGCCCACGGTGGCGGTGCCGCGTTCGCGGCGCTGTCGGCCGAGGTGGCCGACCTGCTGGTCGAACCCCTCGGTGTCACGGTGCTGCAGCCCCTCCCCGCCGGGGACGAGGAGCTGGGCCGGCTCTGA
- a CDS encoding MFS transporter has product MVDEDSGGAPPERVLRRVAAAALSASTLEWYDFYIYGTAAALVFNTVFFPSVSPVVGTLAAFATFGVGFLFRPVGGVVFGHFGDRMGRKRMLVVAMVMMGVATTLIGLLPTYATIGVAAPILLVLLRCVQGLAIGGQYGGAMLLVTENAPPHRRGFYGSFAQMGPSLAVILSNVVFLVLIAALPAEAFASWGWRVPFLLSVLVIGLGLYIQLKIEDTPDFRSLQDSAPEPGAAEATPIRPRSPLVEALRTHPRQILQSGGMILVIQVYYYILIVFMVSYVGTLGVARSTILTIILISSGATVLTIPLFATLSDRVGRKRVLVPAGAATLLSAFPFFWLMETATVPGMLVAALTAGIVLGGLYGPMAAFFTEMFSTSVRYSGASVGYQLGAVVGGGFAPLIAASLLAATGTINAVAAFVAVAAVLTLVSIVTTKESYRPVPRPGAADRAVPQSS; this is encoded by the coding sequence ATGGTCGACGAGGACAGCGGCGGCGCGCCGCCGGAGCGGGTGCTGCGACGGGTGGCCGCTGCAGCGCTCTCCGCGAGCACACTGGAGTGGTACGACTTCTACATCTACGGGACAGCCGCGGCCCTGGTGTTCAACACGGTGTTCTTCCCGTCGGTGTCCCCCGTGGTCGGCACGCTGGCGGCGTTCGCGACGTTCGGCGTCGGGTTCCTGTTCCGGCCGGTCGGCGGCGTCGTCTTCGGGCACTTCGGCGACCGGATGGGCCGCAAGAGGATGCTGGTCGTCGCGATGGTCATGATGGGTGTCGCGACGACGCTGATCGGGCTGCTCCCCACCTACGCCACCATCGGGGTGGCCGCGCCGATCCTGCTGGTGCTGCTGCGCTGCGTGCAGGGCCTGGCCATCGGCGGTCAGTACGGCGGCGCGATGCTGCTGGTCACCGAGAACGCTCCGCCCCATCGCCGCGGGTTCTACGGCAGCTTCGCCCAGATGGGACCGTCGCTCGCGGTCATCCTCTCGAACGTGGTGTTCCTCGTCCTCATCGCGGCGCTGCCCGCGGAGGCGTTCGCCTCTTGGGGATGGCGGGTGCCGTTCCTGCTCAGCGTGCTCGTGATCGGGCTGGGCCTCTACATCCAGCTAAAGATCGAGGACACCCCCGACTTCCGCAGCCTCCAGGACTCCGCCCCCGAGCCGGGCGCCGCCGAGGCCACCCCGATCCGGCCGCGCTCACCACTGGTGGAGGCCCTGCGCACCCACCCGCGGCAGATCCTGCAGTCCGGCGGGATGATCCTGGTGATCCAGGTCTACTACTACATCCTCATCGTGTTCATGGTGTCTTATGTCGGCACACTGGGCGTCGCGCGGTCCACGATCCTGACGATCATCCTGATCTCCAGCGGGGCGACCGTCCTGACGATCCCGCTGTTCGCGACGTTGTCGGACCGGGTCGGGCGCAAGCGGGTCCTGGTTCCGGCCGGAGCCGCGACGCTGCTGTCGGCGTTCCCGTTCTTCTGGTTGATGGAGACCGCGACCGTCCCCGGGATGCTCGTCGCCGCCCTGACGGCCGGAATCGTTCTCGGCGGGCTGTACGGACCGATGGCGGCGTTCTTCACCGAGATGTTCAGCACCAGCGTCCGCTACTCGGGCGCGTCGGTGGGCTACCAGCTCGGCGCCGTAGTGGGTGGCGGGTTCGCCCCGCTCATCGCCGCGTCCCTGCTGGCCGCGACCGGCACGATCAACGCCGTCGCAGCGTTCGTGGCCGTCGCCGCCGTGCTCACGCTGGTGTCGATCGTCACGACGAAGGAGAGCTACCGCCCGGTCCCGCGGCCCGGTGCGGCGGACCGCGCGGTCCCTCAGTCGTCCTGA
- a CDS encoding acyl-CoA dehydrogenase family protein, whose amino-acid sequence MTAATTSHTATPRTGDLLYTEIEDDLRSSVRSLLDKRSSWDAVLARTESADTTDRELWRTLAGEVGCAALAVPEDLGGAGASWREVAVVAEELGRAVAPVPFLGSAGIAAALLLALGERELLAELASGELVVALAVPFGTVPGERPVTVELREGRLSGTVLGVADAAAAHVLLVPVGDALYAVGSKANGLARHEIVSLDMTRPLVDLVLDGTDARLIAQGPQVHDAVTDALRIGAVLLASEQLGLAERCLDMTVEYLLVRRQFGRVLGSFQALKHRLADLWVLITQARAVARYAAECAATGSPDLPVAAALAQAHCSVVVQQAAEECIQMHGGIGFTWEHPAHLFLKRAKSTAIALGTAERHRAALAGLVGIPGAQR is encoded by the coding sequence ATGACCGCCGCCACCACATCGCACACAGCCACCCCGCGCACCGGGGACCTGCTCTACACCGAGATCGAGGACGACCTGCGCTCCAGCGTCCGTTCGCTGCTGGACAAGCGGAGCTCGTGGGACGCCGTCCTGGCCCGTACCGAGAGCGCCGACACCACCGACCGGGAGCTCTGGCGGACCCTCGCCGGCGAGGTGGGCTGCGCCGCGCTCGCCGTGCCGGAGGACCTGGGTGGCGCCGGTGCGAGCTGGCGCGAGGTGGCGGTCGTGGCCGAGGAACTAGGTCGCGCGGTGGCGCCCGTCCCGTTCCTGGGGTCCGCGGGCATCGCCGCGGCCCTGCTGCTCGCGCTGGGGGAGCGGGAGCTGCTCGCGGAGCTCGCGTCGGGGGAGCTCGTCGTCGCCCTCGCCGTCCCGTTCGGCACGGTCCCCGGCGAGCGCCCCGTCACCGTCGAGCTGCGTGAGGGCCGCTTGTCGGGGACCGTGCTCGGCGTGGCCGACGCCGCCGCTGCGCATGTGCTGCTCGTCCCGGTCGGCGACGCGCTGTACGCGGTCGGGAGCAAGGCCAACGGGCTCGCGCGCCACGAGATCGTCTCGCTGGACATGACGCGCCCGCTGGTCGACCTCGTCCTGGACGGGACGGACGCCCGCCTGATCGCGCAGGGCCCGCAGGTCCACGACGCCGTGACCGACGCCCTGCGGATCGGGGCGGTCCTCCTGGCGTCGGAGCAGCTCGGGCTGGCCGAGCGGTGCCTGGACATGACCGTCGAGTACCTGCTGGTGCGGCGCCAGTTCGGCCGGGTCCTGGGTTCCTTCCAGGCGCTCAAGCACCGGCTGGCGGACCTGTGGGTGCTGATCACGCAGGCCCGGGCCGTCGCCCGGTACGCAGCGGAGTGCGCGGCCACCGGTTCTCCCGACCTCCCGGTGGCCGCGGCGTTGGCGCAGGCCCACTGCTCGGTGGTCGTGCAGCAGGCTGCGGAGGAGTGCATCCAGATGCACGGCGGCATCGGCTTCACCTGGGAGCACCCCGCGCACCTGTTCCTCAAGCGGGCCAAGAGCACCGCGATCGCGCTCGGCACCGCCGAGCGGCACCGCGCTGCCCTCGCCGGGCTCGTCGGCATCCCGGGAGCGCAGCGCTGA
- a CDS encoding acyl-CoA dehydrogenase family protein, translated as MLLDLDDDRRAFRDSVRTWVDKNYPPERASELEKREYQYPYELWEGMAEAGFHAMGIDEEYGGQGGNAVDTAVLARELARTLGGLSWVWGIPSFAGAKALSHGGTEEQKRQYLPRLAAGEIRFSIAVTEPGGGTDLLGAMTTRAKKVDGGWRVNGQKMWSTGAKEATYLLLLARSGDPETPGTRAPTTLLLVPTDSPGIDMRYIPKLGMRAMGSCEVFLDDVFVPDSQLLGTEHQGFKVLLASLNNERVMSGALALGMLDGILEESVEYAKNRKTFGKVIGGHQIIQHYIADTALGQKQSELMVFDAAWREASGLPCHKEANMVKVVTSELAVAAADRGIQILGGMGISAETHAQRFWRDLRQFRIAPISNEMARNNLAESFGLPRSY; from the coding sequence ATGCTGCTCGACCTGGACGACGACCGCCGCGCGTTCCGCGACTCCGTGCGCACGTGGGTGGACAAGAACTACCCGCCCGAGCGCGCGAGCGAACTGGAGAAGCGGGAGTACCAGTACCCCTACGAGCTGTGGGAGGGCATGGCGGAAGCCGGTTTCCACGCGATGGGCATCGACGAGGAGTACGGCGGGCAGGGCGGCAATGCGGTGGACACCGCGGTGCTCGCCCGGGAACTCGCCCGCACCCTCGGCGGGCTGTCCTGGGTGTGGGGCATCCCCTCCTTCGCCGGCGCGAAGGCGCTGTCGCACGGCGGCACGGAAGAGCAGAAGCGGCAGTACCTGCCCCGGCTCGCGGCGGGCGAGATCCGCTTCTCCATCGCCGTGACCGAGCCCGGCGGCGGCACCGACCTGCTCGGTGCCATGACCACCCGCGCCAAGAAGGTCGACGGCGGGTGGCGGGTGAACGGTCAGAAGATGTGGTCGACGGGCGCGAAGGAGGCCACCTACCTGCTGCTGCTCGCGCGCAGCGGCGATCCGGAGACCCCGGGGACGCGCGCCCCCACGACGCTGCTGCTGGTCCCGACAGACTCCCCCGGCATCGACATGCGCTACATCCCCAAGCTCGGCATGCGCGCGATGGGCTCCTGCGAGGTGTTCCTCGACGACGTCTTCGTCCCGGACTCCCAGCTGCTCGGGACCGAGCACCAGGGCTTCAAGGTCCTGCTCGCGTCCCTGAACAACGAACGGGTGATGAGCGGGGCCCTAGCCCTGGGAATGCTCGACGGGATCCTCGAGGAATCCGTCGAGTACGCGAAGAACCGCAAGACCTTCGGGAAGGTGATCGGCGGTCACCAGATCATCCAGCACTACATCGCTGACACCGCGCTGGGTCAGAAGCAGAGCGAGCTGATGGTGTTCGACGCGGCATGGCGCGAGGCGTCGGGCCTGCCGTGCCACAAGGAGGCCAACATGGTGAAGGTCGTGACCTCCGAGCTCGCCGTGGCCGCGGCGGACCGCGGCATCCAGATCCTCGGCGGCATGGGCATCTCCGCCGAGACCCACGCACAACGGTTCTGGCGCGACCTGCGTCAGTTCCGGATCGCACCGATCAGCAACGAGATGGCGCGCAACAACCTCGCCGAGTCGTTCGGCCTGCCGCGCTCTTACTGA
- a CDS encoding sigma-54-dependent Fis family transcriptional regulator, with translation MRAVHHARELLDGAAAHMPEKAGAVRPVVYDSWKRSKLQGLDPDSVAPGYYPEIELDSYLTRVVAPLVERRRGALDAAMCALSLTDQDGRLLRRWVPNTSFAGRLDSLSVLPRFSVAESHVGTTSAISLLSGTPVLVRGPEHFSEVFHALSCAGAPIVHPVTRRIVGSIDLTCRLEDTSPFVLSWVVELAADVQRALRDSASRRERLLLDSYLAHNRDARHPLVTLDRNTIITNAAAARLIGGMDQAVLWEHASRAIGESATAARSVVLADGTRVSIETRPVTDGPDVVGAVLKIKQESAREPSRRTARPATPLSGLVGHSARWTALCAQAARIGPVDRLLVVGEQGSGRAAVARSLAQPGPVRLLDAAQAGSSGHERWLRDVETELDGPDENLVLRHVDLLDPALAQATDAALRRRPTGRQVFATSEVGPIAAGRRNPLLDTFVDVLEVPPLRDRLDDLPTLLAALTARSVGDGPVVRWMPDGVQALSRLDWPGNVASLDALVRGLVARCRTGYIGARDLPADVAARASRRPLAMLEQAEAQAIMRALQDAGGNKHRAAESLGIARSTLYRKVRALGLDLSTTAF, from the coding sequence GTGCGCGCCGTTCACCACGCCCGCGAGCTGCTCGACGGGGCCGCCGCGCACATGCCCGAGAAGGCGGGTGCGGTCCGGCCGGTCGTCTACGACTCGTGGAAGCGCTCCAAGCTGCAGGGCCTCGACCCGGACAGCGTCGCGCCCGGCTACTACCCCGAAATCGAGCTCGACTCCTACCTGACCCGCGTCGTCGCACCGCTGGTGGAGAGGCGCCGCGGCGCTCTGGACGCGGCGATGTGCGCGCTGTCGTTGACCGACCAGGACGGGCGGTTGCTGCGGCGCTGGGTCCCCAACACCTCGTTCGCGGGCAGGCTGGACTCCCTGTCCGTGTTGCCGCGGTTCTCCGTCGCGGAGTCGCACGTGGGGACGACCAGCGCGATCTCCCTGCTGAGCGGCACGCCGGTGCTGGTCCGCGGCCCGGAGCACTTCTCCGAGGTCTTCCACGCGCTGAGCTGTGCCGGAGCCCCGATCGTCCACCCGGTGACCCGACGGATCGTCGGCAGCATCGACCTGACGTGCCGTCTGGAGGACACGAGCCCGTTCGTCCTATCCTGGGTGGTGGAGCTCGCGGCCGACGTGCAGAGGGCCTTGCGGGACTCGGCGTCGCGACGCGAGCGCCTCCTTCTCGACTCCTACCTCGCCCACAACCGCGACGCCCGGCACCCCCTGGTCACCCTGGACCGCAACACGATCATCACCAATGCCGCGGCGGCCCGCCTCATCGGCGGGATGGACCAGGCCGTGCTGTGGGAACACGCGTCGCGGGCCATCGGCGAGAGTGCGACCGCGGCGCGGAGCGTGGTGCTCGCCGACGGCACCCGGGTGTCGATCGAGACCCGACCGGTCACCGACGGCCCCGACGTGGTCGGTGCGGTCCTCAAGATCAAGCAGGAGTCGGCCCGTGAACCGTCGCGGCGCACCGCGCGTCCGGCCACCCCGCTGTCGGGCTTGGTCGGACACAGCGCCCGGTGGACGGCGCTGTGCGCGCAGGCCGCGCGGATCGGCCCGGTCGACCGGCTCCTGGTGGTGGGCGAGCAGGGGAGCGGCCGCGCGGCCGTCGCGCGCTCTCTGGCGCAGCCGGGGCCCGTGCGGCTGCTGGACGCGGCGCAGGCCGGCAGCTCGGGTCACGAGCGCTGGCTGCGCGACGTCGAGACCGAGCTCGACGGCCCCGACGAGAACCTCGTCCTGCGCCACGTCGATCTCCTGGACCCCGCACTGGCGCAGGCCACCGATGCCGCACTCCGGCGCCGCCCGACGGGGCGGCAGGTCTTCGCCACCTCGGAGGTCGGACCGATCGCGGCGGGTCGCCGCAACCCGCTCCTCGACACGTTCGTCGACGTCCTAGAGGTTCCGCCGCTGCGCGACCGGTTGGACGACCTACCCACGTTGCTCGCCGCGCTGACCGCCAGGTCCGTGGGTGACGGGCCGGTGGTGCGCTGGATGCCCGACGGCGTCCAGGCCCTGAGCCGGCTCGACTGGCCGGGCAACGTCGCCTCGCTCGACGCGCTGGTGCGGGGACTGGTCGCGCGCTGCCGGACCGGCTACATCGGCGCGCGCGACCTGCCTGCCGACGTCGCCGCCCGTGCCTCCCGGCGACCGCTTGCCATGCTGGAGCAGGCCGAGGCCCAGGCGATCATGCGCGCCCTGCAGGACGCGGGCGGCAACAAGCACCGCGCCGCGGAGTCGCTCGGGATCGCGCGCTCGACGCTGTACCGCAAGGTGCGGGCGCTCGGGCTGGACCTGTCCACCACGGCGTTCTGA